One Carettochelys insculpta isolate YL-2023 chromosome 1, ASM3395843v1, whole genome shotgun sequence genomic window, gggggtgcccaggagccaCTTAGAGGGGATCTGTCTCAGTGGACTGATCTCCCTCTATCTCAGCACAGTTCAGAGCAACCCTGGTACTGACCTCTGGGTGACAGTAACAGCTCCCAAAAGCAGAGCACACTCAGGCTACAGCCTTACAGAAAGGGTCCACCCACAAAGTGACCCCTTGGGGCTGAGGTAGCACTGCGGGCATCTGTCATTCCCTCTAAGGCGTTTCCTTTCCATCAAAAGCTGCTTTGTGGGGTCTGCATTAATTCAGTCTTCTCTAAGCAACAAACTCTCCTACCCTCCAGGACCATCTTCCTCCCTTCACTCAAGAACCCCACCACCCTCACCGAGGGCTTTGGTCTCCTTCTCCTAATACATTGTCCTACCCCTCCTATTGCTCCACATGTTAGTGTCTCGCTTAACCTCTATCTACAAATTGGAGCTAATTCCCCTATGTTGTCTCAGATGTAAGGGTCCAAGATGGAAtaggtggctggagccctggctttTCCTTTCCTGTGTCATCAGCACTGGAACCATGTGACAAACTGATCCATCACTTGACAAACACCCTGAATATCCTTGCAcgaaggtgtttgcttttcacgCTGTACACGATGGGGTTCATCAGGGGCGGAACCAGCAAGGCGATATAGCCCAGGAGAATCTGAAGCAAGGGGGAAGAGTCCTTCGCAAATCTGTGCATCAAAGTCAGGCTGAACTCTGGAGTGTAGAAGAGCAGGACAGCACAGAAGTGGGAGACACAGGTGTTCAGGGCCTTGAGGCTCTGTGCTTGGGAGGTGATGCTCAGCACCGTTTTCAGCATCATCACATAAGAGACGGTGATGAAGACTGCATCCAACCCCACTGTTAAGAGTGTAATACACAAGCCATAGACACTGTTGACCATGACGTCTGCACAAGCCAACGTCATAACCTCCTGGTGTAGAcagtaggaatgggagaggacatTGGCTCGACAATAATGGAACCGTTTCAGGAGAAAGGGAAGTGGGAATATTACAGCCACTGATCTCAGCACAAACACCAGCCCCATCTTGGTTATTCTTGGCAGGGTTAATATGGAAGCATATCTCAGTGGGTCACGAATTGCGATGAATCGGTCAAAGGCCATCAACAAGAGCACAGAGGATTCAGTGAATTGAAGGGAATGGATGAAGAACTGCTGGGCAAAACAGACATCCAGGCTTATCTCCCTAGAGTTAAACAAGAATACACTCAATATTGTCGGTACAGTGACTATTGATACGCCAAGGTCTGTGACGGCCAACATGgcaaggaaaatgtacatgggctcatgaagGCTTGTATCTATTTTTATAACAAAGAGAATGATGGAATTACCTACTATTGAAATAACATACATTATGCAGAAGGGGATAGAGATCCAGAGGTAGATGTCTTCGTGCCCAGGTATTCCAGTGAGAAGGAACACTGCATAGCTGAATTTGGTATCGTTAAAAGTTGACATTGTGCATTGACCAAAGCTACGGAGTTTTGAGCTTTCCTTCCTGAAACGAAACAGAACAGGAGTCTAGATGGTAGTTACTAAGACATCTGTCTGCTCTGAGAAATGACCAGTTATGTCAGCAAAAACACAGTCATGTGTTTACACCACCTGTAGGAAGACAGGCACTGCCAAACTAAATGAGACCTGTAATCCATGAAGCTCAGCAGGCTGTTGGCCAGGTTCAGATGCTCTATTGGAAGATGTAAAAACACTACAATAAGTAGTTATGAGATAACTTCCTTGCAGGGAAAGGGTCCCCATGACAACTCACCAATGAGACATATTTCATGATATAAAATATGAAGTTTTAGACCCCTTccaagacattttaaaaactataCTTACAACTGTAGTTGGGTTTCCTGCTTATCCATATACACATCCAGTCCCTCCTTCCATCCTGATATACTCTTGGTCCCATTGATATTTTGTGGAAGGCAGATCCACAGCCTATGTGAGGTCGATGTGATTTTACAATTCTGATGTTTCCAAAGACACCCTTTCTGGCTCTCCCCTTCTAAGTGTGCCTCATTGTATCATGACGTGTGTGTATATGATCCACATATACAATGGATGTGGTCCATTTTCCCATATAGTGGCACCTAGAGCACTGACAGACTGAGTCTCCTCTCTAGCTTTAGATGAGAGTTACTGGTTTTTATCTCAAACAGTAGAGACTCCtgtgctaagctccagaggtcccaggtttggctCTCCTGGTCAGCAGTTACTGAAATACATTGCAAGCGCATGCTGATAATGATCATTACATCACCCTAGATTTTTCTGTATAAATTTAATCAGAACTGAACTCTATTATTTCTTCCTTCCCAAATGCTCCCAGTGATACACTCTGAGTCCCCAATAAGCCCTCAAAGAAAACCTGAAGTGCTTTGTATTTGAATGTTGCCTGAAGCCAGAGAGTTTGATTATCCTACAGACTTTTCTTCATCCTCAAGGGGTCCATTTAACAACCTGCAGATATTTTGCAAGTTGAAAACTAATACA contains:
- the LOC142003218 gene encoding olfactory receptor 51G2-like, with protein sequence MSTFNDTKFSYAVFLLTGIPGHEDIYLWISIPFCIMYVISIVGNSIILFVIKIDTSLHEPMYIFLAMLAVTDLGVSIVTVPTILSVFLFNSREISLDVCFAQQFFIHSLQFTESSVLLLMAFDRFIAIRDPLRYASILTLPRITKMGLVFVLRSVAVIFPLPFLLKRFHYCRANVLSHSYCLHQEVMTLACADVMVNSVYGLCITLLTVGLDAVFITVSYVMMLKTVLSITSQAQSLKALNTCVSHFCAVLLFYTPEFSLTLMHRFAKDSSPLLQILLGYIALLVPPLMNPIVYSVKSKHLRARIFRVFVK